From Solanum lycopersicum chromosome 8, SLM_r2.1, the proteins below share one genomic window:
- the LOC101264540 gene encoding CRC domain-containing protein TSO1 isoform X2: MDSPEPSSKINATINTTLSSDPGPAQDSPVFNYISNLSPIQPVKGAPIVQDFSGLNSPPLLLTSPRINTHSRSSLLKRSQFPKLSTEVFSGKNEDYNTAITDSDGTGVFISPLGSGLSPFVQKVSDNNISVHEQSGTPISCVDEFLVDVSNSESGDSSNSNNKSPKVADSIPQPPDSAEDSKVPVVSIPSKDERKDEIPEDAARVVVEQAEEDNKGKSPSNQKYTGVYSTSNPDLPSLGLCAKIVPGLDAHSSLHNHYGDRQMAQLSRAGHTVLDEASNIPIKSLETAGDCRDDNDKISTMSIVPDDGILQHDSQTKASQHQSGISRRCLQFEDAQQKMAPASSSSQNASGIVSCSIQPVSPAVIEVVEPVSSNRSSTTSNRRLTQLVSSSVNSESLNVKVSKPSGIGLHLNSIVNGMEAGSGVTVSVKSTQRGNLSIRGKKLTSMMSCHPSKNLKNCLISANVVGSNLTSDNDGIHESYRSDAESAAASLSHNNAKLLNDTVLLKPTEHTPSNKRKLNSEHIDSNMDYNQSSPQKKRKKISDGNDGDGCKRCNCKKTKCLKLYCDCFAAGVYCVDSCTCQGCFNRPEYEDTVLDVRQQIQSRNPLAFAPKIVQHSTNSPANILGEGVASFTPSSARHKRGCNCKKSMCLKKYCECYQANVGCSSGCRCEGCKNVFGPKEEYGIDLVNKHCITESLERSVEEEVEMVTATSGLLQSGPINQCNSTPLTPSFRRSNNVDASKSWFTSGRYLSSPESGQADTAPYGLSPGSPRSSNNHDTHQETIGDMLDLVTFDHELSYGNAKLANEISPGFNVTGNMDDILALPKSQDWASNSGGQLIPQTVHFQSTDPLSWRNSPMTHMTQFDGSGMNALELLDSDKKPYVLEDDTPEILKDSSIPQIGVKVNSPNKKRVSPPYRHLNEIGSSSSGGGLKTGRKFILRAVPSFPPLSPCIQSKNVAAHSTDNSEKDSSSK; encoded by the exons ATGGATTCCCCTGAACCTTCATCAAAAATCAACGCTACCATCAATACTACTTTGTCTTCAGACCCTGGACCTGCCCAA GATTCACCCGTCTTCAATTATATTAGCAACCTCTCTCCCATACAGCCTGTCAAGGGCGCTCCAATTGTGCAAGATTTCTCAGGGCTGAATTCTCCTCCTCTTCTGCTTACCTCACCCCGAATTAATACACACAGTCGATCGAGCCTTTTGAAAAG GAGCCAGTTTCCTAAATTATCCACTGAAGTGTTTTCTGGGAAGAATGAGGATTATAACACTGCTATCACAGATTCAGATGGCACTGGAGTATTTATTTCTCCATTGGGAAGTGGACTAAGCCCTTTTGTTCAGAAAGTATCTGATAATAACATCTCTGTGCATGAGCAAAGTGGAACTCCCATAAGCTGTGTGGATGAATTCTTAGTTGATGTTTCAAACTCAGAGTCTGGCGAttcttcaaattcaaataataagaGCCCAAAAGTGGCTGATAGCATTCCTCAACCTCCTGATAGTGCAGAAGATTCAAAGGTACCTGTCGTTAGCATTCCAAGTAAAGATGAAAGAAAAGACGAGATTCCAGAAGATGCAGCCCGTGTTGTTGTAGAGCAAGCTGAAGAGGACAATAAGGGAAAGTCCCCATCCAATCAGAAATATACCGGGGTTTACAGTACCTCCAATCCTGACCTGCCATCTCTTGGTTTATGCGCAAAGATTGTTCCTGGCTTGGATGCTCATAGTTCGTTGCATAATCATTATGGTGACCGACAAATGGCTCAG CTTTCAAGGGCTGGCCACACTGTGTTGGACGAGGCTTCTAATATACCGATCAAATCTCTGGAGACTGCAGGTGATTGCAGAGATGATAATGATAAGATTAGCACAATGTCAATTGTACCTGATGATGGCATTCTGCAGCATGATTCTCAAACCAAG GCTAGTCAACATCAAAGCGGAATAAGTAGGCGCTGTCTCCAATTTGAAGATGCTCAACAGAAGATGGCACCAGCTAGCTCAAGTTCACAGAATGCTTCAGGTATTGTGAGCTGTTCAATACAACCAGTCAGTCCTGCCGTCATAGAGGTTGTAGAACCAGTTTcatcaaatagatcatcaacTACAAGCAATAGGCGATTGACCCAACTGGTATCTTCCTCTGTTAATTCTGAAAGCCTAAATGTGAAAGTCTCCAAGCCATCTGGTATTGGTTTGCACTTAAATAGTATAGTTAATGGTATGGAAGCTGGTTCTGGTGTAACTGTAAGTGTGAAATCAACTCAGAGGGGAAACTTGAGCATTCGGGGAAAGAAGTTGACCTCCATGATGAGCTGTCACCCTTCTAAGAACTTGAAGAATTGCTTGATATCTGCGAATGTGGTTGGGAGCAACTTGACAAGTGACAATGACGGTATACATGAAAGTTATAGGTCAGATGCAGAAAGTGCTGCAGCTTCTTTGTCACATAATAATGCAAAACTTTTAAATGACACGGTGCTCTTGAAGCCAACAGAGCATACTCCAAGTAACAAAAGGAAACTTAACTCTGAACACATCGACAGCAATATGGATTACAATCAGTCAAGCCCCCAAAAGAAAAG GAAGAAAATCTCAGATGGAAATGATGGTGATGGGTGCAAACGCTGCAATTGTAAGAAGACTAAGTGCTTGAAACt TTATTGTGATTGCTTTGCTGCTGGAGTATATTGTGTGGACTCTTGCACATGCCAAGGCTGCTTCAACAGACCAGAATATGAAGACACTGTTCTTGATGTGCGGCAGCAAATCCAGTCTCGGAATCCCCTCGCATTTGCTCCAAAAATTGTGCAGCATTCCACTAATTCCCCTGCAAATATTCTTGGG GAGGGTGTAGCAAGTTTTACGCCTTCCTCTGCAAGGCACAAAAGAGGGTGCAACTGCAAGAAGTCAATGTGTTTGAAAAAGTACTGTGAGTGCTATCAG GCTAATGTTGGATGTTCCAGCGGATGCCGCTGCGAAGGGTGTAAAAATGTCTTTGGTCCGAAGGAAG AATATGGTATAGATTTGGTGAATAAACACTGCATCACTGAAAGTTTGGAGAGATCAGTTGAGGAAGAGGTAGAGATGGTGACAGCTACAAGTGGGTTATTGCAAAGTGGTCCAATAAATCAATGCAACTCAACTCCCTTGACACCTTCATTCCGGCGCTCAAA CAATGTGGATGCATCAAAATCTTGGTTCACTTCTGGAAGATACCTATCTTCACCTGAATCTGGCCAAGCTGATACAGCACCATATGGACTCTCCCCAGGATCTCCTAGAAGTTCTAATAATCATGACACACATCAGGAAACTATTGGTGATATGCTGGATCTTGTTACCTTTGATCATGAGTTAAGTTATGGCAATGCAAAGTTAGCAAATGAAATTTCACCAGGGTTTAATGTGACTGGCAACATGGATGATATTTTGGCGCTGCCAAAGTCACAGGATTGGGCAAGTAATTCAGGTGGTCAACTGATTCCTCAAACTGTCCATTTCCAGTCCACGGATCCGCTAAGCTGGCGTAACTCACCGATGACCCATATGACCCAGTTTGATGGGAGTGGAATGAACGCTCTGGAACTACTAGACTCTGATAAGAAGCCATATGTATTGGAAGATGACACACCTGAAATACTAAAGGACTCTTCTATACCACAAATTGGTGTTAAAGTGAACTCCCCGAATAAGAAGCGTGTTTCTCCACCTTATCGTCATTTGAATGAGATTGGTTCTAGTTCATCTGGAGGAGGCTTAAAAACCGGCCGGAAATTCATATTGCGAGCTGTTCCTTCTTTCCCACCACTTTCCCCATGTATTCAATCCAAAAATGTTGCTGCTCATAGTACCGATAATTCTGAAAAGGATAGCAGCAGCAAATAA
- the LOC101264540 gene encoding CRC domain-containing protein TSO1 isoform X1 yields MDSPEPSSKINATINTTLSSDPGPAQDSPVFNYISNLSPIQPVKGAPIVQDFSGLNSPPLLLTSPRINTHSRSSLLKRSQFPKLSTEVFSGKNEDYNTAITDSDGTGVFISPLGSGLSPFVQKVSDNNISVHEQSGTPISCVDEFLVDVSNSESGDSSNSNNKSPKVADSIPQPPDSAEDSKVPVVSIPSKDERKDEIPEDAARVVVEQAEEDNKGKSPSNQKYTGVYSTSNPDLPSLGLCAKIVPGLDAHSSLHNHYGDRQMAQLSRAGHTVLDEASNIPIKSLETAGDCRDDNDKISTMSIVPDDGILQHDSQTKASQHQSGISRRCLQFEDAQQKMAPASSSSQNASGIVSCSIQPVSPAVIEVVEPVSSNRSSTTSNRRLTQLVSSSVNSESLNVKVSKPSGIGLHLNSIVNGMEAGSGVTVSVKSTQRGNLSIRGKKLTSMMSCHPSKNLKNCLISANVVGSNLTSDNDGIHESYRSDAESAAASLSHNNAKLLNDTVLLKPTEHTPSNKRKLNSEHIDSNMDYNQSSPQKKRQKISDGNDGDGCKRCNCKKTKCLKLYCDCFAAGVYCVDSCTCQGCFNRPEYEDTVLDVRQQIQSRNPLAFAPKIVQHSTNSPANILGEGVASFTPSSARHKRGCNCKKSMCLKKYCECYQANVGCSSGCRCEGCKNVFGPKEEYGIDLVNKHCITESLERSVEEEVEMVTATSGLLQSGPINQCNSTPLTPSFRRSNNVDASKSWFTSGRYLSSPESGQADTAPYGLSPGSPRSSNNHDTHQETIGDMLDLVTFDHELSYGNAKLANEISPGFNVTGNMDDILALPKSQDWASNSGGQLIPQTVHFQSTDPLSWRNSPMTHMTQFDGSGMNALELLDSDKKPYVLEDDTPEILKDSSIPQIGVKVNSPNKKRVSPPYRHLNEIGSSSSGGGLKTGRKFILRAVPSFPPLSPCIQSKNVAAHSTDNSEKDSSSK; encoded by the exons ATGGATTCCCCTGAACCTTCATCAAAAATCAACGCTACCATCAATACTACTTTGTCTTCAGACCCTGGACCTGCCCAA GATTCACCCGTCTTCAATTATATTAGCAACCTCTCTCCCATACAGCCTGTCAAGGGCGCTCCAATTGTGCAAGATTTCTCAGGGCTGAATTCTCCTCCTCTTCTGCTTACCTCACCCCGAATTAATACACACAGTCGATCGAGCCTTTTGAAAAG GAGCCAGTTTCCTAAATTATCCACTGAAGTGTTTTCTGGGAAGAATGAGGATTATAACACTGCTATCACAGATTCAGATGGCACTGGAGTATTTATTTCTCCATTGGGAAGTGGACTAAGCCCTTTTGTTCAGAAAGTATCTGATAATAACATCTCTGTGCATGAGCAAAGTGGAACTCCCATAAGCTGTGTGGATGAATTCTTAGTTGATGTTTCAAACTCAGAGTCTGGCGAttcttcaaattcaaataataagaGCCCAAAAGTGGCTGATAGCATTCCTCAACCTCCTGATAGTGCAGAAGATTCAAAGGTACCTGTCGTTAGCATTCCAAGTAAAGATGAAAGAAAAGACGAGATTCCAGAAGATGCAGCCCGTGTTGTTGTAGAGCAAGCTGAAGAGGACAATAAGGGAAAGTCCCCATCCAATCAGAAATATACCGGGGTTTACAGTACCTCCAATCCTGACCTGCCATCTCTTGGTTTATGCGCAAAGATTGTTCCTGGCTTGGATGCTCATAGTTCGTTGCATAATCATTATGGTGACCGACAAATGGCTCAG CTTTCAAGGGCTGGCCACACTGTGTTGGACGAGGCTTCTAATATACCGATCAAATCTCTGGAGACTGCAGGTGATTGCAGAGATGATAATGATAAGATTAGCACAATGTCAATTGTACCTGATGATGGCATTCTGCAGCATGATTCTCAAACCAAG GCTAGTCAACATCAAAGCGGAATAAGTAGGCGCTGTCTCCAATTTGAAGATGCTCAACAGAAGATGGCACCAGCTAGCTCAAGTTCACAGAATGCTTCAGGTATTGTGAGCTGTTCAATACAACCAGTCAGTCCTGCCGTCATAGAGGTTGTAGAACCAGTTTcatcaaatagatcatcaacTACAAGCAATAGGCGATTGACCCAACTGGTATCTTCCTCTGTTAATTCTGAAAGCCTAAATGTGAAAGTCTCCAAGCCATCTGGTATTGGTTTGCACTTAAATAGTATAGTTAATGGTATGGAAGCTGGTTCTGGTGTAACTGTAAGTGTGAAATCAACTCAGAGGGGAAACTTGAGCATTCGGGGAAAGAAGTTGACCTCCATGATGAGCTGTCACCCTTCTAAGAACTTGAAGAATTGCTTGATATCTGCGAATGTGGTTGGGAGCAACTTGACAAGTGACAATGACGGTATACATGAAAGTTATAGGTCAGATGCAGAAAGTGCTGCAGCTTCTTTGTCACATAATAATGCAAAACTTTTAAATGACACGGTGCTCTTGAAGCCAACAGAGCATACTCCAAGTAACAAAAGGAAACTTAACTCTGAACACATCGACAGCAATATGGATTACAATCAGTCAAGCCCCCAAAAGAAAAGGCAA AAAATCTCAGATGGAAATGATGGTGATGGGTGCAAACGCTGCAATTGTAAGAAGACTAAGTGCTTGAAACt TTATTGTGATTGCTTTGCTGCTGGAGTATATTGTGTGGACTCTTGCACATGCCAAGGCTGCTTCAACAGACCAGAATATGAAGACACTGTTCTTGATGTGCGGCAGCAAATCCAGTCTCGGAATCCCCTCGCATTTGCTCCAAAAATTGTGCAGCATTCCACTAATTCCCCTGCAAATATTCTTGGG GAGGGTGTAGCAAGTTTTACGCCTTCCTCTGCAAGGCACAAAAGAGGGTGCAACTGCAAGAAGTCAATGTGTTTGAAAAAGTACTGTGAGTGCTATCAG GCTAATGTTGGATGTTCCAGCGGATGCCGCTGCGAAGGGTGTAAAAATGTCTTTGGTCCGAAGGAAG AATATGGTATAGATTTGGTGAATAAACACTGCATCACTGAAAGTTTGGAGAGATCAGTTGAGGAAGAGGTAGAGATGGTGACAGCTACAAGTGGGTTATTGCAAAGTGGTCCAATAAATCAATGCAACTCAACTCCCTTGACACCTTCATTCCGGCGCTCAAA CAATGTGGATGCATCAAAATCTTGGTTCACTTCTGGAAGATACCTATCTTCACCTGAATCTGGCCAAGCTGATACAGCACCATATGGACTCTCCCCAGGATCTCCTAGAAGTTCTAATAATCATGACACACATCAGGAAACTATTGGTGATATGCTGGATCTTGTTACCTTTGATCATGAGTTAAGTTATGGCAATGCAAAGTTAGCAAATGAAATTTCACCAGGGTTTAATGTGACTGGCAACATGGATGATATTTTGGCGCTGCCAAAGTCACAGGATTGGGCAAGTAATTCAGGTGGTCAACTGATTCCTCAAACTGTCCATTTCCAGTCCACGGATCCGCTAAGCTGGCGTAACTCACCGATGACCCATATGACCCAGTTTGATGGGAGTGGAATGAACGCTCTGGAACTACTAGACTCTGATAAGAAGCCATATGTATTGGAAGATGACACACCTGAAATACTAAAGGACTCTTCTATACCACAAATTGGTGTTAAAGTGAACTCCCCGAATAAGAAGCGTGTTTCTCCACCTTATCGTCATTTGAATGAGATTGGTTCTAGTTCATCTGGAGGAGGCTTAAAAACCGGCCGGAAATTCATATTGCGAGCTGTTCCTTCTTTCCCACCACTTTCCCCATGTATTCAATCCAAAAATGTTGCTGCTCATAGTACCGATAATTCTGAAAAGGATAGCAGCAGCAAATAA
- the LOC101264540 gene encoding CRC domain-containing protein TSO1 isoform X3: MDSPEPSSKINATINTTLSSDPGPAQDSPVFNYISNLSPIQPVKGAPIVQDFSGLNSPPLLLTSPRINTHSRSSLLKRSQFPKLSTEVFSGKNEDYNTAITDSDGTGVFISPLGSGLSPFVQKVSDNNISVHEQSGTPISCVDEFLVDVSNSESGDSSNSNNKSPKVADSIPQPPDSAEDSKVPVVSIPSKDERKDEIPEDAARVVVEQAEEDNKGKSPSNQKYTGVYSTSNPDLPSLGLCAKIVPGLDAHSSLHNHYGDRQMAQLSRAGHTVLDEASNIPIKSLETAGDCRDDNDKISTMSIVPDDGILQHDSQTKASQHQSGISRRCLQFEDAQQKMAPASSSSQNASGIVSCSIQPVSPAVIEVVEPVSSNRSSTTSNRRLTQLVSSSVNSESLNVKVSKPSGIGLHLNSIVNGMEAGSGVTVSVKSTQRGNLSIRGKKLTSMMSCHPSKNLKNCLISANVVGSNLTSDNDGIHESYRSDAESAAASLSHNNAKLLNDTVLLKPTEHTPSNKRKLNSEHIDSNMDYNQSSPQKKRKKISDGNDGDGCKRCNCKKTKCLKLYCDCFAAGVYCVDSCTCQGCFNRPEYEDTVLDVRQQIQSRNPLAFAPKIVQHSTNSPANILGEGVASFTPSSARHKRGCNCKKSMCLKKYCECYQANVGCSSGCRCEGCKNVFGPKEEYGIDLVNKHCITESLERSVEEEVEMVTATSGLLQSGPINQCNSTPLTPSFRRSKKLLVICWILLPLIMS, translated from the exons ATGGATTCCCCTGAACCTTCATCAAAAATCAACGCTACCATCAATACTACTTTGTCTTCAGACCCTGGACCTGCCCAA GATTCACCCGTCTTCAATTATATTAGCAACCTCTCTCCCATACAGCCTGTCAAGGGCGCTCCAATTGTGCAAGATTTCTCAGGGCTGAATTCTCCTCCTCTTCTGCTTACCTCACCCCGAATTAATACACACAGTCGATCGAGCCTTTTGAAAAG GAGCCAGTTTCCTAAATTATCCACTGAAGTGTTTTCTGGGAAGAATGAGGATTATAACACTGCTATCACAGATTCAGATGGCACTGGAGTATTTATTTCTCCATTGGGAAGTGGACTAAGCCCTTTTGTTCAGAAAGTATCTGATAATAACATCTCTGTGCATGAGCAAAGTGGAACTCCCATAAGCTGTGTGGATGAATTCTTAGTTGATGTTTCAAACTCAGAGTCTGGCGAttcttcaaattcaaataataagaGCCCAAAAGTGGCTGATAGCATTCCTCAACCTCCTGATAGTGCAGAAGATTCAAAGGTACCTGTCGTTAGCATTCCAAGTAAAGATGAAAGAAAAGACGAGATTCCAGAAGATGCAGCCCGTGTTGTTGTAGAGCAAGCTGAAGAGGACAATAAGGGAAAGTCCCCATCCAATCAGAAATATACCGGGGTTTACAGTACCTCCAATCCTGACCTGCCATCTCTTGGTTTATGCGCAAAGATTGTTCCTGGCTTGGATGCTCATAGTTCGTTGCATAATCATTATGGTGACCGACAAATGGCTCAG CTTTCAAGGGCTGGCCACACTGTGTTGGACGAGGCTTCTAATATACCGATCAAATCTCTGGAGACTGCAGGTGATTGCAGAGATGATAATGATAAGATTAGCACAATGTCAATTGTACCTGATGATGGCATTCTGCAGCATGATTCTCAAACCAAG GCTAGTCAACATCAAAGCGGAATAAGTAGGCGCTGTCTCCAATTTGAAGATGCTCAACAGAAGATGGCACCAGCTAGCTCAAGTTCACAGAATGCTTCAGGTATTGTGAGCTGTTCAATACAACCAGTCAGTCCTGCCGTCATAGAGGTTGTAGAACCAGTTTcatcaaatagatcatcaacTACAAGCAATAGGCGATTGACCCAACTGGTATCTTCCTCTGTTAATTCTGAAAGCCTAAATGTGAAAGTCTCCAAGCCATCTGGTATTGGTTTGCACTTAAATAGTATAGTTAATGGTATGGAAGCTGGTTCTGGTGTAACTGTAAGTGTGAAATCAACTCAGAGGGGAAACTTGAGCATTCGGGGAAAGAAGTTGACCTCCATGATGAGCTGTCACCCTTCTAAGAACTTGAAGAATTGCTTGATATCTGCGAATGTGGTTGGGAGCAACTTGACAAGTGACAATGACGGTATACATGAAAGTTATAGGTCAGATGCAGAAAGTGCTGCAGCTTCTTTGTCACATAATAATGCAAAACTTTTAAATGACACGGTGCTCTTGAAGCCAACAGAGCATACTCCAAGTAACAAAAGGAAACTTAACTCTGAACACATCGACAGCAATATGGATTACAATCAGTCAAGCCCCCAAAAGAAAAG GAAGAAAATCTCAGATGGAAATGATGGTGATGGGTGCAAACGCTGCAATTGTAAGAAGACTAAGTGCTTGAAACt TTATTGTGATTGCTTTGCTGCTGGAGTATATTGTGTGGACTCTTGCACATGCCAAGGCTGCTTCAACAGACCAGAATATGAAGACACTGTTCTTGATGTGCGGCAGCAAATCCAGTCTCGGAATCCCCTCGCATTTGCTCCAAAAATTGTGCAGCATTCCACTAATTCCCCTGCAAATATTCTTGGG GAGGGTGTAGCAAGTTTTACGCCTTCCTCTGCAAGGCACAAAAGAGGGTGCAACTGCAAGAAGTCAATGTGTTTGAAAAAGTACTGTGAGTGCTATCAG GCTAATGTTGGATGTTCCAGCGGATGCCGCTGCGAAGGGTGTAAAAATGTCTTTGGTCCGAAGGAAG AATATGGTATAGATTTGGTGAATAAACACTGCATCACTGAAAGTTTGGAGAGATCAGTTGAGGAAGAGGTAGAGATGGTGACAGCTACAAGTGGGTTATTGCAAAGTGGTCCAATAAATCAATGCAACTCAACTCCCTTGACACCTTCATTCCGGCGCTCAAA GAAACTATTGGTGATATGCTGGATCTTGTTACCTTTGATCATGAGTTAA